A portion of the Oxynema aestuarii AP17 genome contains these proteins:
- a CDS encoding cytochrome c oxidase subunit II, giving the protein MNIPSSIVTMLAGIILTIVSYWFGQHNGLMPQAASEEAPWVDGLFNTMMTIATGLFLLVQGIIIISVFKYRRRPGDETDGPPIEGNIPLEILWTAIPATIVLGLGIYSFEVYNSMGGLDPMASHDPKTMHAEVRHSGAAIAAPLPGATETPEASDAEQVALGVGASPGTQGRDADVSVNVLGLQFAWIFTYPDSGVTSGELHLPAGKEAKLTIAASDVIHALWIPQFRLKQDAIPGRDTELRFVPKDVGTYPVVCAELCGAYHGGMKAQVVVEEPEVFEAWLQSQIAAQQSGDDRAIALNTDSLSEAEYLQPYADEIGVNAQGLGQLHPPQAEGSHKIHHHI; this is encoded by the coding sequence GTGAATATACCCAGTTCGATCGTCACGATGCTGGCAGGCATCATTTTGACTATCGTCAGTTACTGGTTCGGACAGCATAACGGACTGATGCCCCAAGCCGCCTCTGAGGAAGCGCCTTGGGTCGATGGTTTGTTCAATACGATGATGACCATCGCCACGGGTTTATTTTTACTCGTGCAAGGAATTATCATTATTTCCGTATTCAAATACAGACGGCGACCCGGAGACGAAACCGACGGGCCGCCCATTGAAGGAAACATTCCCCTAGAAATCTTGTGGACGGCGATCCCCGCCACGATCGTCTTGGGTTTGGGAATTTACAGTTTCGAGGTCTACAACTCGATGGGCGGGTTAGATCCGATGGCCTCTCACGATCCCAAAACCATGCACGCCGAGGTCAGACATTCCGGGGCGGCGATCGCGGCGCCCCTACCGGGAGCCACCGAAACCCCCGAAGCAAGCGACGCCGAACAAGTCGCCCTCGGCGTCGGCGCGTCCCCCGGGACCCAAGGTCGGGATGCCGACGTCAGCGTTAACGTCCTCGGATTGCAATTTGCCTGGATTTTCACCTATCCCGACAGTGGGGTCACCTCCGGCGAACTGCATCTACCTGCCGGAAAAGAAGCCAAATTAACGATCGCCGCCAGCGATGTCATCCACGCCTTGTGGATTCCTCAATTCCGGCTCAAACAAGATGCCATTCCCGGACGGGACACCGAACTGCGGTTCGTCCCCAAAGACGTCGGCACCTATCCGGTCGTTTGCGCCGAACTGTGCGGCGCCTATCACGGCGGCATGAAAGCTCAGGTCGTCGTCGAAGAACCGGAAGTATTCGAGGCATGGCTGCAAAGCCAGATTGCCGCCCAACAGAGCGGCGACGATCGCGCGATCGCCCTCAACACCGACTCATTGAGCGAAGCCGAATACCTGCAACCTTACGCCGACGAAATCGGGGTCAATGCCCAAGGCTTAGGTCAACTACACCCGCCCCAAGCCGAGGGATCCCACAAAATCCACCATCATATTTAA
- a CDS encoding COX15/CtaA family protein — protein MAHSVLDRNAALARSNTRPRDRIRRLVWKIAIATLLLMAVGSATRVMNAGLACPDWPLCYGQLVPTEQMNLQVFLEWFHRLDAAAIGLSAIALTALSWWDRRSLPGWLPWASTLALGAIVFQGLLGGLTVTELLRFDIVTAHLATALIFFTIVLVIGAVLLPYEGTGTVGKLPWVGLTSSIFVYLQSLLGGLVGSQWALHQCFGYQQLCSVMNAHLAGVVPPTLTTATLVVLAWRTPALHGTLRRLAKFSGFLLLLQIGLGIATFYLHLQVEPLTVAHQATGATLLGTLVVFTVLALRDRAATLASTP, from the coding sequence ATGGCCCATTCAGTCCTGGATAGAAATGCCGCTCTGGCACGGAGCAACACTCGACCTCGGGATCGAATTCGGCGGTTGGTGTGGAAAATCGCGATCGCGACCCTGTTGTTAATGGCCGTAGGCAGCGCCACTCGCGTCATGAATGCAGGTTTGGCTTGCCCGGATTGGCCGTTATGTTACGGGCAGTTGGTGCCGACCGAACAGATGAACCTGCAAGTCTTTCTCGAATGGTTCCACCGCTTGGATGCCGCCGCCATCGGCCTGAGCGCGATCGCCTTAACCGCTTTATCCTGGTGGGATCGGCGATCGCTCCCCGGTTGGTTGCCCTGGGCTTCCACCCTCGCATTAGGGGCGATCGTCTTTCAAGGACTCCTCGGCGGCCTCACGGTTACCGAACTCCTGCGCTTTGACATCGTAACTGCTCACCTCGCCACGGCCTTAATCTTCTTCACCATCGTCCTGGTTATCGGCGCCGTACTCCTTCCCTACGAAGGCACCGGAACCGTGGGCAAACTCCCCTGGGTCGGCTTGACCAGCAGCATTTTCGTCTATTTGCAAAGCCTTTTAGGCGGCCTCGTCGGCTCCCAATGGGCACTACACCAGTGTTTCGGCTACCAGCAACTCTGTAGCGTCATGAACGCCCACCTCGCCGGAGTCGTTCCTCCCACCCTGACGACCGCTACCTTGGTCGTCCTCGCTTGGCGGACGCCAGCCCTCCACGGTACCCTGCGCCGACTCGCCAAGTTCTCCGGCTTCTTATTGCTGCTACAAATTGGCTTGGGAATCGCCACCTTTTACCTGCACTTACAAGTCGAACCGCTCACCGTCGCCCACCAAGCGACCGGGGCCACCTTGCTCGGCACTTTAGTGGTCTTTACCGTGTTAGCCCTTCGAGACCGGGCGGCAACCCTTGCATCTACGCCATAA
- a CDS encoding DUF7682 family zinc-binding protein, translated as MPRRKKTFPCGHKGYGQKCHRCDQEQKAREQEVEACAQKRQQKLEWEASFDRDPIDLRALPDYVVVKARAIIDGLNNQRNYREFGGKRLRHDRRIISIPVTRNYRMICRDAGSMAVPEAVLSHEDYNVCKPGS; from the coding sequence ATGCCAAGAAGAAAAAAAACCTTTCCGTGCGGCCATAAAGGATACGGTCAGAAGTGCCACCGATGCGACCAAGAGCAAAAAGCGAGGGAGCAAGAAGTCGAAGCTTGCGCTCAAAAGCGACAGCAGAAGCTCGAATGGGAGGCATCTTTCGATCGCGATCCGATCGATTTGCGTGCCTTACCCGATTATGTCGTGGTCAAGGCGCGGGCGATTATTGACGGCTTAAATAACCAGCGCAACTATCGGGAGTTTGGCGGAAAACGTTTGCGCCACGATCGCCGAATTATCAGCATTCCCGTCACGCGCAACTATCGGATGATTTGTCGGGATGCGGGCAGTATGGCCGTTCCGGAAGCGGTTTTGTCACACGAAGACTACAATGTGTGCAAACCGGGGAGTTAG
- a CDS encoding cysteine desulfurase family protein, whose translation MQIYLDYSATTPPRPEAIAAVREAFDLQWGNPSSLHEWGQRAATAIEMARIRVANLVNAPPESIVFTSGGTEADNLAIAGIALQYDRPQHLIISSVEHSAIAKTVEALEKRGWEVTRLGVDRQGRVNPSELQNALQRNTVLVSVIYGQSEVGTVQPIQVLGDIARSHGVPFHTDAVQVAGRLPVDLEKLPVDLLSLSSHKIYGPQGAGALYLRDGIELAPLFGGGGQERGLRSGTQAVGAIAGFGVAAQLASREMSREVPRLCALRDRLFDALADVPELIPTGDRWQRLPHHVSFCLAAPGREKPISGRDLVRQMNLAGIGISSGSACSSGKLNPSPVLLAMGYEPELATAAIRMTLGRETTAADIDWTAMVLKQTIRRLLARPLCVSV comes from the coding sequence ATGCAGATTTATTTAGATTACAGTGCGACAACACCGCCGCGTCCGGAGGCGATCGCCGCCGTCCGAGAAGCGTTCGATCTCCAGTGGGGCAACCCTTCGAGCTTGCACGAATGGGGACAACGGGCCGCCACGGCGATCGAAATGGCGAGAATTAGAGTGGCGAATTTAGTGAATGCGCCGCCGGAATCGATCGTGTTCACCTCGGGAGGAACCGAAGCGGATAATTTAGCGATCGCCGGGATTGCGCTCCAGTACGACAGACCGCAACACCTGATTATTTCGAGCGTCGAGCATTCGGCGATCGCCAAAACCGTCGAAGCGTTGGAAAAACGGGGATGGGAGGTGACCCGCTTGGGGGTAGACCGTCAGGGACGGGTCAATCCGAGCGAATTACAAAACGCCTTGCAACGCAATACAGTTTTAGTGTCGGTGATTTACGGACAAAGCGAAGTAGGAACAGTCCAACCGATTCAAGTCTTGGGAGATATCGCGCGATCGCACGGGGTTCCCTTCCACACCGACGCCGTGCAAGTCGCGGGACGGTTGCCCGTGGATTTGGAAAAACTGCCCGTAGACCTGCTGTCCCTATCCAGTCACAAGATTTACGGACCCCAGGGAGCGGGGGCGCTTTACCTGCGCGACGGGATCGAATTGGCGCCCTTATTCGGGGGAGGCGGACAAGAACGGGGGTTGCGGTCGGGGACCCAAGCGGTGGGGGCGATCGCCGGATTTGGGGTAGCGGCGCAACTGGCGAGCCGAGAGATGAGCCGGGAAGTGCCGCGCTTGTGTGCCTTGCGCGATCGCCTCTTCGACGCCCTCGCCGACGTTCCCGAACTGATTCCCACGGGCGATCGCTGGCAGCGCTTGCCTCATCACGTCAGCTTTTGTCTGGCGGCGCCCGGACGGGAAAAACCGATTTCCGGTCGAGATTTAGTGCGTCAGATGAATTTAGCGGGAATTGGCATCAGTTCCGGTTCGGCGTGCAGTAGCGGCAAACTTAACCCCAGTCCGGTGTTGCTGGCGATGGGTTACGAGCCAGAATTGGCGACGGCAGCAATTCGGATGACCTTGGGACGGGAAACCACTGCCGCCGATATCGACTGGACGGCAATGGTTCTGAAACAAACGATCCGGCGATTGTTGGCGCGTCCCCTGTGCGTGAGCGTCTGA
- a CDS encoding heme o synthase, producing the protein MQDIIGTGVRRHHDNLLQVFRSYYQLTKPRIILLLLMTTIAGMVLASHGRVDPVLALATVAGGAMAAASANTINCLYDCDIDYIMERTRSRPIPSGRVQPRDAALFAASLAIASFTLLATFANLLAALLAMSGIVFYVLIYTHFLKRHSTQNIVVGGAAGAIPPLVGWAAVTGDLGWAPWVVFAIIFFWTPPHFWALAMMIRDDYAAVGVPMLPVIEGDEDTARQIWLYTLLLLPLTLLLVYPLHVSGAIYGATAIALGAIFARKAWQLLADPHDREKARSLFKYSISYLMLLCVAIALDCLPLSQHVTSTIAENLPQWLGAIGPM; encoded by the coding sequence ATGCAAGACATCATCGGGACGGGTGTCCGACGACACCACGACAATCTGCTCCAGGTTTTTCGCAGTTACTATCAATTGACCAAACCCCGCATTATCTTGCTGCTGTTGATGACCACGATCGCGGGCATGGTCTTGGCTTCTCACGGACGAGTCGATCCCGTGTTGGCCTTAGCGACGGTCGCGGGAGGGGCAATGGCCGCAGCATCGGCGAATACGATTAACTGTCTCTACGATTGCGATATCGATTACATCATGGAACGCACGCGATCGCGTCCGATTCCCTCCGGTCGCGTCCAACCGCGCGATGCCGCCCTGTTTGCCGCGTCGTTGGCGATCGCCTCGTTTACCCTGCTCGCCACCTTCGCCAACCTGCTCGCCGCTTTACTGGCGATGTCGGGCATCGTTTTCTACGTCTTGATTTACACTCACTTCCTCAAACGCCACAGCACTCAAAATATCGTGGTCGGCGGCGCCGCCGGGGCGATTCCTCCTTTGGTCGGCTGGGCGGCGGTGACTGGGGATCTCGGATGGGCGCCGTGGGTCGTCTTCGCCATTATCTTTTTCTGGACGCCTCCCCATTTCTGGGCTTTGGCGATGATGATCCGGGACGACTACGCGGCGGTCGGGGTGCCGATGCTGCCCGTGATTGAAGGGGATGAGGATACGGCCCGCCAAATCTGGCTCTATACCCTGTTGCTGCTCCCCCTGACGTTGCTGTTGGTTTACCCGTTGCACGTCAGTGGGGCAATTTACGGGGCGACGGCGATCGCCTTGGGCGCCATCTTCGCACGCAAGGCGTGGCAACTGCTCGCCGACCCCCACGACCGGGAAAAGGCCCGATCGCTGTTCAAATATTCGATCTCTTACTTGATGCTGTTGTGCGTGGCGATCGCCCTCGATTGTTTGCCGTTAAGTCAGCACGTGACCAGCACGATCGCCGAAAACTTACCTCAGTGGCTCGGCGCGATCGGGCCGATGTAG